A window from Actimicrobium sp. CCC2.4 encodes these proteins:
- a CDS encoding cupin domain-containing protein: MRKRVLGIAPGSTTATPATLGLRLRHARLVAGLTLLQLAQKASCSESLISKIERSLASPSLTMLHRLAVALDTNIGILTSEDGPPDSPIIRHDERPVLKAGGIALERLVLPKRGGLLQANIHVVLPGEGSDGLIEHSGEEVGYVLEGTLELTLGETRYELGPGDAFAFPSHVPHGYRNTGNNVARVLWVNSPATF, from the coding sequence TTGCGCAAACGGGTGCTGGGGATAGCACCCGGCAGCACCACCGCAACGCCCGCCACGCTGGGATTACGACTGCGCCATGCCCGGCTGGTCGCAGGCCTGACGCTGTTGCAGCTGGCGCAAAAAGCCAGCTGTTCGGAAAGCCTGATTTCAAAAATCGAACGCAGTCTCGCAAGCCCGTCACTGACCATGCTGCACCGGCTGGCAGTGGCGCTCGACACCAACATCGGCATCCTCACCAGCGAAGACGGACCACCCGACAGCCCGATCATCCGGCATGACGAACGTCCGGTACTGAAGGCCGGCGGCATCGCGCTGGAGCGGCTGGTGCTGCCAAAACGGGGTGGGCTATTGCAGGCCAATATCCATGTGGTGTTGCCCGGAGAAGGCAGCGATGGCCTGATCGAACATAGCGGAGAGGAAGTCGGCTACGTGCTCGAGGGGACGCTCGAACTGACGCTGGGGGAGACCCGCTACGAGCTCGGTCCCGGCGACGCGTTTGCGTTTCCGAGCCATGTGCCGCACGGGTATCGCAACACCGGGAATAATGTCGCGCGGGTGTTGTGGGTGAATTCGCCGGCGACGTTTTAG
- a CDS encoding ABC transporter ATP-binding protein, which produces MITVTGLTMRFGGLTALDHLNLHINEGEVLGLLGPNGSGKTTFFNVLTGLYKASGGSILLDGAEVIGQSPQSIYRSGVARTFQRSRLSLPLTVFDNIVIGDYQHMQRGLVFNLFRRKAFRAEYDAYVEKVTALLNIFSPPLVAQLFEPVETFSMIDRRRIEVCRALISRPRLLLLDEPSAGMTHDETDALMDDILQVRSKLPGLSVVLIEHQMNVIKRITDRCLVLNYGQKIAEGSYAEITADPAVQTAYLGEETA; this is translated from the coding sequence ATGATCACCGTGACCGGCCTGACGATGCGCTTCGGTGGCCTGACCGCGCTCGACCACCTGAACCTGCACATCAACGAAGGTGAAGTCCTCGGCCTGCTCGGACCGAACGGCTCCGGCAAGACCACCTTCTTCAATGTCCTGACCGGCCTGTACAAGGCCAGCGGCGGCAGCATCCTGCTCGATGGCGCCGAAGTCATCGGCCAGTCGCCGCAATCGATCTATCGTAGCGGCGTGGCGCGCACCTTCCAGCGCTCGCGTCTGTCGCTGCCGCTCACCGTATTCGACAATATCGTGATCGGCGACTACCAGCACATGCAGCGCGGGCTGGTCTTCAACCTGTTCCGGCGCAAGGCCTTCCGGGCCGAATACGATGCCTATGTCGAGAAAGTCACCGCGCTGCTCAACATCTTCAGCCCGCCGCTGGTGGCGCAACTGTTCGAGCCGGTCGAGACGTTCTCAATGATAGACCGGCGTCGCATCGAAGTCTGCCGCGCACTGATCAGCCGGCCGCGCCTGCTGCTGCTCGACGAACCCTCGGCCGGCATGACCCACGATGAAACCGATGCACTGATGGACGACATTCTGCAGGTACGCAGCAAATTGCCGGGCCTGTCGGTGGTCCTGATCGAGCACCAGATGAATGTCATCAAGCGCATCACCGACCGCTGCCTTGTCCTCAACTACGGCCAGAAAATCGCCGAAGGCAGCTACGCAGAGATCACTGCCGATCCGGCGGTCCAGACCGCTTACCTCGGGGAGGAAACCGCATGA
- a CDS encoding DMT family transporter, translating into MNSSANKLAACTCLALSMALVGSYVALTKPLALVFPVFLLAWLRFGIGGLAMLTWLKKPAMELPLSRPMRRLVFLESFFGNFLFTLCMITGVSMTSAVSAGVILSAIPAVVALMSWIFLKERIGLRIWAAVACGALGIGILALSKSPAQDVAHQNAWLGNLLVFGAVLCEAAYAVIGKQLTTVLSPKRISAVINLWGFVLMTPMGIVAAWQFDFAPVTVSMWSLLVFYGLASSVWSVWLWMTGLKSIPASQAGIFTVLLPVSAALVGVLVLGERLGGVQLLAFALALAGVLLATLPARRRR; encoded by the coding sequence ATGAATTCTTCAGCGAACAAGCTCGCCGCCTGTACCTGCCTCGCCCTCAGCATGGCCCTGGTCGGCAGCTATGTCGCCCTGACCAAACCACTGGCGCTGGTCTTTCCGGTGTTTCTGCTGGCGTGGCTGCGCTTCGGCATCGGCGGGCTGGCGATGTTGACCTGGCTGAAAAAGCCGGCGATGGAGTTGCCGCTGAGCCGGCCGATGCGCCGGCTGGTCTTCCTCGAATCGTTCTTCGGTAATTTTTTGTTCACGCTGTGCATGATCACCGGCGTGAGCATGACCAGCGCGGTCTCTGCCGGCGTGATCCTGTCGGCGATTCCGGCGGTGGTGGCGCTGATGAGCTGGATCTTCCTGAAGGAACGCATCGGCTTGCGCATCTGGGCGGCGGTGGCTTGCGGTGCGCTCGGCATCGGCATCCTGGCGCTATCGAAATCGCCGGCGCAGGACGTCGCGCACCAGAATGCCTGGCTGGGCAACCTGCTGGTGTTTGGTGCGGTGCTGTGCGAAGCAGCGTACGCAGTCATCGGCAAGCAGCTCACGACCGTGCTCAGCCCGAAGCGCATCAGCGCCGTCATCAACCTGTGGGGCTTTGTGTTGATGACGCCGATGGGCATCGTCGCTGCGTGGCAGTTCGACTTCGCACCGGTGACGGTATCGATGTGGTCGCTGCTAGTGTTTTACGGACTGGCGTCGAGTGTCTGGTCGGTCTGGTTGTGGATGACCGGGCTGAAATCAATCCCGGCGTCGCAAGCCGGAATCTTCACGGTGCTGCTGCCGGTGAGTGCCGCGCTGGTCGGCGTGCTCGTGCTCGGCGAGCGCCTGGGCGGGGTGCAATTGCTGGCGTTCGCGCTGGCGCTGGCGGGTGTGCTGCTGGCAACGCTGCCGGCACGGCGGCGCCGCTGA
- a CDS encoding M20 family metallo-hydrolase, giving the protein MHPAAEQAQDHVNNDRLQNAIAALAHFGGRTDGGVARETLTAIDLASRRYLIDQARALGCEISVDACANLFFRRAGSHPELPAVLTGSHGDTQPVGGKLDGAYGVLAGLEVIAALNDAGITTLRAIDVVAWTNEEGSRFGPGAMGSSAHVDPSRLPGYRTARDSDGIFFGDALDNALAEVADLPRRPMPLPLAACIELHIEQGPVLERAGIALGVVTGIQAVRWFTVTCTGMAAHAGTTPMDERGDAMAAAVGVAQQLYQQAARESAHQLRLTLGRWQVSPNSINTIPGKVTFSVDMRCGDDAVLERFEHALRALLQNAVWRGSITVERIFLRAPTHFPESMLGLIEQGCTRAGNAAPLRLTSGAFHDAMYLAGHCPTAMIFVPSKGGISHNAAEATDPHDLLLGVQALAYAVTALASR; this is encoded by the coding sequence ATGCACCCTGCTGCCGAACAGGCACAAGACCACGTCAACAACGACAGGCTGCAAAACGCCATCGCCGCCCTGGCCCACTTCGGCGGTCGCACTGATGGCGGTGTCGCGCGCGAAACCCTCACTGCCATCGACCTGGCGTCGCGCCGCTATCTGATCGACCAGGCCCGCGCGCTTGGTTGCGAGATCTCGGTCGACGCATGCGCCAATCTTTTTTTCCGGCGCGCGGGTAGCCATCCCGAACTGCCCGCAGTACTGACCGGCAGCCATGGCGACACCCAGCCGGTCGGCGGCAAGCTCGACGGTGCGTATGGCGTGCTGGCCGGACTCGAAGTCATCGCCGCGCTCAATGATGCCGGCATCACGACCTTGCGCGCGATCGACGTGGTGGCCTGGACCAACGAAGAAGGCAGCCGCTTCGGCCCCGGTGCGATGGGCTCGAGCGCGCATGTCGATCCGTCGCGGCTACCGGGCTACCGGACGGCGCGCGATAGCGACGGCATCTTCTTCGGCGATGCGCTCGACAACGCGCTGGCCGAAGTGGCCGATCTGCCGCGCCGCCCGATGCCGCTGCCGCTGGCGGCCTGCATCGAACTGCATATCGAACAGGGACCGGTGCTGGAACGCGCCGGCATCGCGCTCGGCGTGGTCACCGGCATCCAGGCGGTGCGCTGGTTCACGGTCACCTGTACCGGCATGGCAGCACATGCCGGCACCACGCCGATGGATGAACGGGGCGATGCGATGGCCGCTGCAGTAGGGGTCGCACAACAGCTGTACCAGCAGGCCGCGCGCGAATCGGCGCATCAGTTGCGCCTGACGCTGGGCCGCTGGCAGGTCAGTCCGAACTCGATCAACACCATCCCCGGCAAGGTCACGTTCAGCGTCGACATGCGCTGTGGTGATGACGCAGTACTGGAACGTTTCGAGCACGCGCTGCGCGCGCTGTTGCAGAACGCGGTCTGGCGCGGCAGCATCACGGTCGAACGGATTTTTTTGCGTGCGCCTACGCATTTTCCGGAGTCGATGCTGGGCCTGATCGAACAGGGTTGCACGCGCGCCGGCAACGCCGCGCCGCTGCGGCTGACATCGGGTGCGTTCCACGACGCGATGTATCTGGCCGGGCATTGTCCGACCGCGATGATTTTTGTGCCGAGCAAAGGCGGCATCAGCCACAATGCCGCCGAAGCCACCGATCCGCATGACCTGTTGCTGGGCGTGCAGGCGCTGGCGTATGCAGTGACGGCGCTGGCCAGCCGGTAA
- a CDS encoding branched-chain amino acid ABC transporter permease: MNTLSIFKKPGIVLAIATLVITVYMWLFLHAETQLGVAILLITAVVATILSRRSGATQQLEQSAARRPGLARLWALGGILALVAAFYNEHFALLMICTVLLYTTACLGLTLQFGFSGVANFAGAAFFGIGSYTTAIMVTHTGVPHLLVIVLSGLIAALIGSLLILPVLRTRGHYAALVTIAFGILFKTFIEVNDVLGGPQGLQVPGMKLFGLAFNDGFSLFGIDFSFYVSYALLSLAMAAGVFVIVKALERSWIGLSMDVVRTDETAAATFGLHIARWKVVAFMMGNFFAGIAGSVYAMLMGFVAPNNFTFADSLLMLSIVILGGLGNPLGLIPAAIIVLVLPEKLQFIQEYRYLFYGVLVIAILLFRPDGLLPRKTRLFFQRGEKA; the protein is encoded by the coding sequence ATGAATACACTGTCGATTTTCAAAAAACCGGGCATCGTGCTGGCCATCGCCACCCTCGTCATCACCGTCTACATGTGGCTGTTCCTGCACGCCGAAACCCAGCTCGGCGTGGCGATCCTGCTCATCACCGCTGTGGTCGCGACCATCCTGTCGCGCCGCAGCGGTGCCACGCAACAGCTCGAACAATCCGCTGCCCGCCGTCCCGGACTGGCGCGGCTGTGGGCGCTGGGCGGCATCCTTGCGCTGGTCGCTGCGTTCTATAACGAACACTTCGCGCTGCTGATGATTTGCACGGTGCTGCTGTACACCACTGCGTGCCTGGGCCTGACACTGCAGTTCGGTTTTTCGGGTGTGGCCAACTTTGCCGGTGCTGCTTTTTTCGGCATCGGCAGTTACACCACCGCGATCATGGTGACCCACACCGGCGTACCGCACCTGCTGGTCATCGTGCTGTCGGGCCTGATCGCAGCACTGATCGGCTCGCTGCTGATCCTGCCGGTGCTGCGTACGCGCGGCCATTACGCGGCGCTGGTAACGATCGCCTTCGGCATCCTGTTCAAAACCTTCATCGAGGTCAACGACGTACTCGGCGGGCCGCAAGGCTTGCAGGTGCCGGGCATGAAGCTGTTCGGGCTGGCCTTCAATGACGGCTTCAGCCTGTTCGGCATCGACTTCTCGTTTTATGTCAGCTATGCGCTGCTGAGTCTGGCGATGGCAGCCGGCGTGTTTGTCATCGTCAAAGCGCTGGAGCGCTCATGGATAGGCCTGAGCATGGATGTCGTGCGCACCGACGAAACCGCCGCCGCCACCTTCGGCCTGCACATCGCGCGCTGGAAAGTCGTGGCCTTCATGATGGGCAATTTCTTTGCCGGTATCGCCGGTAGCGTCTACGCGATGCTGATGGGGTTTGTCGCGCCGAACAACTTCACCTTTGCCGATTCGCTGCTGATGCTGTCGATTGTGATCCTGGGCGGGCTGGGCAATCCGCTCGGCCTGATCCCGGCCGCCATCATCGTGCTGGTGCTGCCCGAAAAACTGCAGTTCATCCAGGAATACCGCTACCTGTTTTATGGCGTGCTGGTGATCGCGATCCTGCTGTTCCGGCCCGATGGCCTGTTACCGCGCAAGACGCGCCTGTTCTTTCAACGCGGAGAAAAAGCATGA
- a CDS encoding phospholipase A has translation MSSLFRFAVPMLAVLSPLAAHAAKLELSTLAICAELADADKRLACYDRLAAPAMKLMYPIEPATPAPTPALLNPDEPATRETSVLAQEWELADNLKRGTTNFRSYRSNYLLLANYSGAPNYAPFRAAAGEAGLEGMRIKHAELTFQLGFKMKLVEQVAGSPFDLWFGYTQQSYWQAFNKSASSPFRETNYQPEIMAVVPVNFRLPGITARMLNFGLVHQSNGQSGTLSRSWNRLYAQIGLEEGGFTLLARVWKRLDGGGSNDDNPDILAYMGHGDVQASYRQGGHEFSATMRQNFSTDRGAVQLGWAFPLTRNLKGYVQGFTGYGQTLIDYNYSHKSVGAGVTVDF, from the coding sequence ATGAGCTCGCTTTTCCGTTTTGCCGTGCCGATGCTGGCCGTATTGTCTCCGTTGGCAGCGCATGCTGCAAAGCTTGAACTCAGCACGCTGGCTATCTGCGCCGAACTGGCCGATGCCGACAAGCGCCTGGCCTGCTACGACCGCCTCGCGGCACCGGCGATGAAGCTGATGTACCCGATCGAACCGGCGACTCCCGCACCGACGCCGGCATTGCTCAATCCAGACGAACCCGCCACCCGCGAAACCTCGGTCCTGGCGCAGGAATGGGAACTGGCCGACAACCTCAAGCGTGGCACCACCAACTTCCGTTCGTATCGTTCGAATTATCTGCTGCTGGCCAATTACAGCGGTGCGCCGAACTACGCGCCATTTCGCGCGGCGGCCGGCGAGGCGGGTCTCGAGGGCATGCGCATCAAGCATGCGGAGCTGACGTTTCAGCTCGGTTTCAAGATGAAACTGGTCGAGCAGGTCGCCGGCAGCCCGTTTGATTTATGGTTCGGCTACACGCAGCAGAGTTACTGGCAAGCCTTCAATAAGTCGGCCTCGAGCCCGTTCCGCGAGACCAACTACCAGCCTGAAATCATGGCCGTGGTGCCAGTCAATTTCCGCCTGCCCGGCATCACGGCGCGCATGCTTAACTTCGGTCTGGTGCATCAGTCCAACGGTCAATCGGGCACGCTGTCACGTAGCTGGAACCGGTTGTACGCCCAGATCGGACTCGAAGAAGGCGGCTTCACTTTGCTGGCGCGGGTCTGGAAACGGCTCGATGGCGGTGGTTCGAATGACGATAATCCGGACATCCTGGCTTACATGGGACATGGCGACGTGCAAGCCAGCTACCGCCAGGGCGGGCATGAATTCTCCGCGACGATGCGGCAAAACTTCAGCACCGACCGCGGTGCCGTGCAGCTTGGCTGGGCGTTTCCACTGACGCGGAATCTGAAGGGTTATGTTCAGGGCTTTACCGGTTATGGCCAGACGCTGATTGATTACAACTACTCGCACAAGAGTGTGGGGGCGGGCGTAACCGTCGACTTCTAA
- a CDS encoding branched-chain amino acid ABC transporter permease → MSMLGQYIFNGLMLGVIYAMVAVGFTLFFGVLDVIKFSHGDTLMVGAFAGLATSLWVVSLGITSPWVQLAAVVISAVCVTGLLGAAIARFLILPLHKAPPLNTLLATLMLGTVLREAVRLFYPDGSNPKPFPALLPTDTLAFGSFILRADSVILLLSGLAAIAGVHFLITRTRLGMAIRAVAQDGETARLMGINFEAVVLMTFALGSGLAALAGVMNGLYYSEINFNVGLLLGVIGFAAAILGGLGNIYGAIIGGFLFAGLQVFGSVALPALFPHIASAYKDVFAFAVVIILMAWKPTGLIAEKSSERV, encoded by the coding sequence ATGAGCATGCTGGGCCAATACATTTTCAACGGACTGATGCTAGGCGTGATCTACGCCATGGTCGCCGTTGGCTTCACGCTGTTTTTCGGCGTGCTGGATGTCATCAAGTTTTCGCACGGCGATACGCTGATGGTAGGCGCCTTCGCCGGCCTCGCCACTTCGCTGTGGGTCGTCTCGCTCGGCATCACCTCACCATGGGTGCAACTCGCCGCAGTGGTAATCAGCGCCGTCTGCGTCACCGGATTGCTCGGTGCCGCCATTGCGCGCTTCCTGATTTTGCCGCTGCATAAGGCACCGCCACTGAACACGCTGCTGGCCACGCTGATGCTCGGCACCGTGTTGCGCGAAGCGGTGCGGCTGTTCTATCCGGACGGCTCGAATCCGAAACCCTTTCCGGCCTTGCTGCCCACCGACACGCTCGCATTCGGCAGTTTCATCCTGCGCGCCGACAGCGTGATCCTGCTCTTGAGCGGCCTTGCCGCGATCGCCGGCGTGCACTTCCTGATCACCCGCACCCGCCTCGGCATGGCAATCCGCGCCGTCGCGCAGGATGGCGAAACCGCGCGCCTGATGGGCATCAATTTTGAAGCCGTCGTGCTGATGACCTTTGCGCTCGGCTCCGGCCTCGCGGCTCTGGCCGGCGTCATGAACGGCCTGTACTACAGCGAAATTAATTTCAATGTCGGCCTGCTGCTCGGCGTGATCGGCTTCGCTGCCGCCATCCTCGGCGGGCTCGGCAATATCTACGGCGCGATCATTGGCGGCTTCCTGTTCGCCGGCTTGCAGGTGTTCGGCAGCGTCGCCCTGCCCGCCTTGTTTCCCCATATCGCCAGCGCCTACAAGGATGTCTTCGCCTTCGCGGTAGTCATCATCCTGATGGCCTGGAAACCCACCGGCCTGATCGCCGAGAAATCCAGCGAGCGCGTCTGA
- a CDS encoding ABC transporter ATP-binding protein, with protein sequence MTTHTALTVRGVTTGYDKVNVLHDVSIDVAPGKITCILGANGAGKSTLIRAILGLTPPRQGDIHWQGRNLAGEKTHKIIASGIACIPEGRKVFPRMSVAENLALGAFLETDAAKVRARLARVYDIFPRLKERAAQLAGTMSGGEQAMVSIGRGLMAEPTLLIIDEPSLGLSPLFVKENFNVIKQINALGITVLLVEQNARQTLAIAHHGYVLSQGRVVAQGTAEALAGNDEVRAAYFG encoded by the coding sequence ATGACTACGCACACCGCACTCACTGTCAGGGGAGTCACCACCGGCTACGACAAAGTCAATGTGCTGCACGATGTCAGCATCGATGTCGCGCCCGGCAAGATCACTTGCATCCTCGGTGCCAACGGTGCCGGCAAGAGCACGCTGATCCGCGCCATCCTCGGCCTGACGCCGCCGCGCCAGGGTGACATCCACTGGCAGGGTCGCAACCTGGCCGGTGAAAAAACCCACAAGATTATCGCCAGCGGCATCGCCTGCATTCCCGAAGGACGCAAGGTATTTCCGCGCATGAGCGTGGCCGAGAATCTGGCGCTGGGCGCCTTCCTTGAGACCGATGCGGCCAAGGTGCGCGCGCGGCTGGCGCGGGTCTACGACATCTTCCCGCGCCTCAAAGAACGCGCTGCGCAACTGGCCGGCACGATGTCCGGCGGCGAACAGGCGATGGTCTCTATCGGTCGCGGGCTGATGGCCGAACCGACGCTGTTGATCATCGACGAGCCATCGCTGGGCTTGTCGCCGCTGTTCGTGAAAGAGAATTTCAACGTCATCAAGCAGATCAATGCGCTCGGCATCACGGTGCTGCTGGTCGAACAGAATGCGCGCCAGACGCTGGCCATTGCGCACCACGGTTACGTGCTGTCGCAGGGTCGCGTGGTGGCGCAGGGAACGGCCGAGGCACTGGCCGGCAATGACGAAGTACGTGCTGCGTATTTCGGTTAA
- a CDS encoding amidase, whose translation MNNILTLPARELVRRISQREITAEAVVRACTERILAGDTRIRAWQFFDPALALQQARALDAGTTVGALHGLPIGVKDLMDTADMPSTYGSSLYAGHRPGTDAAVVAMSRIEGAIVMGKTVTTEFATFQPGPTCNPRAPVDQPHTPGGSSSGSAAAVAAGMVPLAFGSQTAGSIIRPAAYCGIVGYKPTHGTLPLAGIKPLSPSLDTVGVLARSVDDAAFFVGVLARLPLHVVAHGRLRVGICHTPHWDRAGDDSRAALAQAARLLEQAGAVLTDLVLPAACNGLTAAQIDIMGYEASAAFAPELLTGAAGLSDAFKHLLASGLAVDGARFFAAQALAANARLAVDALFNHVDIVLAPSTEGEAPAGIAATGDPVFNRLWTLLGNPCVHVPTGTGSTGMPIGVTLIGPRRGDARTIAAARELERQLS comes from the coding sequence ATGAACAACATCCTCACCCTCCCCGCCCGCGAACTGGTGCGCCGCATCAGCCAGCGCGAGATCACTGCCGAAGCCGTGGTACGCGCCTGCACCGAGCGCATCCTGGCCGGCGACACGCGCATCCGCGCGTGGCAATTTTTCGATCCGGCGCTGGCGCTGCAGCAAGCCCGCGCGCTCGACGCCGGCACTACCGTCGGCGCGCTGCACGGCTTGCCGATCGGGGTCAAGGACTTGATGGATACGGCCGACATGCCGAGCACCTACGGCTCGTCGCTCTACGCCGGCCATCGTCCGGGCACCGACGCCGCCGTGGTCGCGATGAGCCGGATCGAAGGTGCGATCGTGATGGGCAAAACCGTCACCACCGAGTTCGCCACGTTCCAGCCGGGGCCGACCTGCAATCCGCGTGCGCCGGTCGATCAACCGCACACGCCGGGTGGCTCGTCGAGCGGCTCGGCAGCCGCCGTTGCTGCCGGCATGGTACCGCTGGCGTTCGGTTCGCAGACCGCCGGATCGATCATCCGGCCGGCCGCGTATTGCGGCATCGTCGGCTACAAACCGACCCACGGCACCTTGCCGCTGGCCGGCATCAAGCCGCTCTCGCCCAGCCTTGATACGGTCGGCGTGCTGGCGCGCAGCGTCGACGATGCGGCCTTCTTTGTCGGCGTGCTGGCGCGCTTGCCACTGCACGTCGTCGCGCATGGGCGGCTGCGTGTCGGTATCTGCCATACACCGCACTGGGACCGCGCCGGTGATGACTCCCGCGCCGCACTTGCGCAGGCCGCCCGCCTGCTCGAACAGGCCGGTGCCGTGCTCACCGACCTGGTTCTGCCGGCAGCCTGCAACGGCCTGACCGCCGCACAAATCGACATCATGGGCTACGAAGCCAGCGCCGCCTTTGCACCGGAATTACTGACTGGCGCGGCCGGCCTGAGCGATGCCTTCAAGCACTTGCTGGCGTCCGGACTGGCCGTAGATGGTGCCCGTTTTTTTGCTGCGCAAGCGCTGGCGGCCAACGCACGACTGGCGGTCGATGCGCTGTTCAACCATGTAGATATCGTGCTGGCACCGAGCACCGAAGGCGAAGCACCGGCCGGCATTGCGGCCACCGGCGACCCCGTATTCAATCGCCTGTGGACCCTGCTCGGCAATCCGTGCGTGCATGTGCCGACCGGCACCGGCAGCACCGGCATGCCCATCGGCGTAACCCTGATCGGCCCGCGCCGGGGTGACGCCCGGACCATCGCGGCAGCACGTGAACTCGAACGCCAGCTGTCATGA
- a CDS encoding branched-chain amino acid ABC transporter substrate-binding protein, giving the protein MRHLPSAISTSALAVGLALLAAPALAKDVVKIAFIGPLTGGVSSIGLGGRNSADLAVQLRNADPKSKYTYQLVVQDDECKPNVGVQVATKVAADNAIIAGVTHYCSAVAMGTVGVYNRFGLPVVVWGAVLPDITYANNYKDVHRINGTMVNQSEVAAKFMTGLGYKKFAIIHDTTDYGKGHNKYFSESLKKDGGTILATFGVTADQQDFSSELTKIRELKPDVVYFGGLTPLGVRIRTQMDKLGIKAEFEGTSGIKSDAYIQGLSKDLAEGSVAFLEGAPWEKLPGGLIFAAKYQQQKYGEPPEAYGPFAYAAANLIIDAIEKVGPDRKKVRAVLNATKDVDTIIGKVTFDDHRQNIVPLVTKYVVEDGKWMIWEDSAYGKGTRKLPGL; this is encoded by the coding sequence GTGCGCCATTTACCTTCCGCAATATCCACATCAGCCCTGGCCGTCGGCCTGGCCCTGCTGGCCGCTCCGGCGCTAGCCAAGGATGTCGTCAAGATCGCCTTCATCGGTCCGCTGACCGGTGGCGTCTCGTCGATCGGACTGGGCGGGCGCAATTCCGCCGACCTGGCCGTCCAGCTGCGCAATGCTGATCCGAAATCAAAATACACCTATCAGCTGGTGGTCCAGGATGACGAGTGCAAACCGAACGTCGGCGTGCAGGTCGCCACCAAGGTGGCTGCCGACAACGCGATCATTGCGGGCGTCACGCACTACTGCTCGGCAGTGGCGATGGGTACTGTCGGCGTCTATAACCGCTTCGGCCTGCCGGTGGTGGTCTGGGGTGCGGTGCTGCCGGACATCACCTACGCCAACAACTACAAGGACGTGCACCGGATCAACGGCACGATGGTCAACCAGAGCGAAGTCGCGGCCAAGTTCATGACCGGCCTGGGCTACAAGAAATTCGCGATCATCCACGACACGACCGACTACGGCAAAGGCCATAACAAGTACTTTTCCGAGAGTCTGAAAAAAGATGGCGGCACCATCCTCGCGACCTTCGGCGTGACTGCCGACCAGCAGGATTTCAGCAGCGAGCTGACCAAGATCCGTGAACTGAAGCCCGACGTCGTCTATTTCGGCGGCCTCACGCCGCTGGGTGTGCGCATCCGCACGCAGATGGACAAGCTCGGCATCAAGGCCGAATTCGAAGGCACCTCCGGCATCAAGTCCGACGCTTACATCCAGGGCCTGAGCAAGGACCTGGCCGAAGGATCGGTCGCCTTCCTCGAAGGCGCGCCATGGGAAAAACTGCCGGGCGGCCTGATCTTCGCGGCCAAGTACCAGCAACAAAAATATGGCGAGCCACCGGAAGCCTACGGCCCGTTTGCCTACGCCGCTGCCAACCTGATCATCGACGCGATCGAAAAGGTCGGTCCGGACCGCAAGAAAGTGCGTGCCGTGCTCAACGCCACCAAGGACGTCGACACCATCATCGGCAAAGTCACCTTCGACGACCACCGCCAGAACATCGTGCCGCTGGTGACCAAGTATGTGGTCGAGGATGGGAAGTGGATGATTTGGGAAGACAGTGCTTATGGCAAGGGGACGCGGAAATTGCCGGGGTTGTAG